In a genomic window of Thiosocius teredinicola:
- the argS gene encoding arginine--tRNA ligase: MKSHIADLVSQALHKLVDQQVLDGADVRPATIERTRDEAHGDFATNAAMVHSKAAKMRPRDLADKLVEALPSSDSVVGVEIAGPGFINFQLADNAYHSLVPEILRAGHGYGRSTLGAGKKVQVEFVSANPTGPLHVGHGRGAAYGAVVADLLEAVGYDVHREYYVNDAGRQMDILATSVWLRYLELCGEALEFPSNGYKGDYVWDIAASLHRDHEDAYRHSTEETFAEVPPDEPAGGDKEAHIDALIERAKKLLGDNRYRFVFELGLNVILDDIRDDLGLFGVNYQEWYSERSLTESGAVNKAIDRLRDAGHLYENDGAWWFRSTNFGDEKDRVVVRDNGQTTYFASDIAYHMDKLERGFDRVIDIWGADHHGYVPRVKAALQAMGGDASKLDVLLVQFAVLYRGGEKVQMSTRSGEFITLRELRKEVGSDAARFFYVMRKCEQHMDFDLDLAKSQSNDNPVYYVQYAHARIHAVLRQAAEKLMDVSPSEGVTNLERLTESHELGLLKTLSRYPEVVESAATNEEPHQLTHYLRELANDFHTYYNAHQFLVDDETLRDARIKLILSTREVLRNGLNLLGVSAPEKM, encoded by the coding sequence ATGAAATCGCATATTGCCGACCTCGTCAGCCAGGCTCTGCACAAGCTCGTCGATCAACAGGTGCTCGATGGCGCTGATGTGCGTCCGGCCACGATCGAACGCACGCGCGACGAAGCGCACGGTGACTTCGCCACCAACGCGGCCATGGTTCACAGCAAGGCGGCAAAAATGCGGCCGCGCGATCTGGCGGACAAGCTGGTCGAGGCGCTGCCTTCATCCGACAGCGTGGTTGGCGTCGAAATCGCCGGCCCCGGCTTCATCAACTTCCAGCTTGCCGACAACGCCTACCACTCACTGGTGCCGGAGATACTGCGAGCCGGTCATGGCTATGGGCGCAGCACGTTGGGCGCGGGCAAGAAAGTGCAAGTCGAGTTCGTATCGGCCAACCCGACCGGGCCGCTGCATGTCGGTCACGGGCGTGGCGCCGCCTATGGCGCGGTCGTCGCCGATCTGCTCGAGGCCGTCGGCTACGACGTGCATCGCGAGTACTACGTCAACGACGCCGGCCGTCAGATGGATATCCTCGCCACCTCGGTATGGCTGCGTTACCTGGAGTTGTGCGGCGAGGCCCTGGAGTTTCCGAGCAACGGTTACAAAGGCGATTATGTTTGGGACATCGCCGCGTCACTGCATCGCGACCATGAGGATGCCTATCGTCACAGCACCGAAGAAACGTTCGCCGAGGTGCCGCCCGATGAACCTGCCGGCGGCGACAAAGAGGCGCACATCGACGCGCTGATCGAGCGCGCCAAGAAGCTGCTCGGCGACAATCGCTACCGCTTCGTTTTCGAGCTCGGTCTCAACGTGATCCTGGACGATATCCGCGATGATCTCGGCCTGTTCGGTGTGAATTACCAGGAGTGGTACTCGGAGCGTTCGCTGACCGAGTCCGGCGCGGTCAACAAGGCGATCGATCGCCTGCGCGACGCCGGCCACCTGTACGAGAACGACGGTGCCTGGTGGTTCCGCTCGACCAACTTCGGCGACGAAAAAGATCGCGTGGTGGTAAGGGACAACGGCCAGACGACCTATTTCGCCTCCGACATCGCCTACCACATGGACAAGCTCGAGCGCGGTTTCGACCGCGTGATCGACATCTGGGGTGCCGACCACCACGGCTATGTGCCGCGGGTGAAGGCGGCACTGCAGGCCATGGGCGGCGATGCCTCGAAGCTCGACGTGCTGCTGGTGCAGTTCGCGGTGCTCTACCGCGGCGGCGAGAAGGTGCAGATGTCGACCCGCTCGGGTGAATTCATCACGCTGCGCGAGCTGCGTAAAGAAGTCGGCAGTGATGCCGCCCGCTTCTTCTATGTGATGCGTAAGTGTGAGCAACACATGGATTTCGACCTCGATCTGGCCAAGTCGCAATCCAACGACAACCCGGTGTACTACGTGCAGTATGCGCATGCCCGTATCCACGCAGTGTTGCGCCAGGCCGCCGAGAAACTGATGGACGTGTCGCCGAGCGAAGGGGTGACCAACCTCGAGCGCCTGACCGAATCGCACGAGCTCGGGTTGCTGAAGACGCTGTCGCGTTATCCCGAGGTCGTCGAGTCGGCCGCGACCAACGAAGAGCCGCACCAGCTGACGCACTATCTGCGTGAGCTGGCCAACGACTTCCATACCTACTACAACGCGCATCAGTTTCTGGTCGACGACGAAACGCTGCGTGACGCGCGGATCAAGCTGATCCTGTCGACGCGCGAGGTATTGCGCAACGGGCTGAATCTGCTGGGTGTTTCGGCGCCGGAGAAGATGTAA